In a genomic window of Mucilaginibacter sp. KACC 22063:
- a CDS encoding serine hydrolase translates to MKKLMVAAFASLLSVTAFAQQPTFITNDLDTYVKQGLKDWNLPGLAIAVVKDGKVVVMKGYGVKDVKTNEPVTENTLFMIASNSKLFTGTALAQLEAEKKLSLDDKISKYFPGYSLYDPNTTALVTIKDMLSHHQGTKTFQGDFTFWNSTLSRQEIMNRMKLLKPVYEFRQNFGYCNSCFLTAGQVIEKVSGKPWEQYVQDNILTPLGMTTTHPLSSQIATYKEASKPYTTSFTGKLTELPYDNVDNLAPAGSIISNVKDMAKWLTMQLDSGKFEGKQIIPWTAVRKTRDENTVLSSRLSPRYPQHFQGYGLGVFEADYNGKQIFWHTGGADGFVTNTCFVPEEHLAITILTNNDNQSFFEALRYQILDAYLGVPYVNRSEQALKGFRQEMDETVKKTESMQQRVKGQSPELPLKAYAGIYTNELYGKIEIVPNKKDLLIKFGSHKYLTATVQYMDNNEWLLTYNNRAYGIFPLKFKTENGKVVSTEIKVNDGLEYDPYTFTKAN, encoded by the coding sequence ATGAAGAAATTAATGGTAGCTGCATTTGCCAGCTTATTATCTGTAACCGCTTTTGCGCAACAGCCCACATTTATTACAAACGATTTAGATACCTATGTTAAGCAAGGCTTAAAGGACTGGAACCTGCCCGGGCTTGCCATTGCCGTTGTTAAAGATGGCAAAGTAGTGGTAATGAAAGGTTATGGCGTGAAGGATGTTAAAACCAATGAGCCGGTAACCGAAAATACTTTGTTTATGATTGCCAGTAACAGTAAACTGTTTACCGGCACGGCATTAGCACAGTTAGAAGCAGAGAAAAAACTTTCATTGGATGATAAGATCAGTAAGTATTTCCCGGGTTATAGTTTGTATGATCCTAATACAACTGCGTTGGTAACCATTAAAGATATGCTTAGTCACCACCAGGGAACAAAAACATTTCAGGGTGATTTTACTTTCTGGAACTCGACGTTATCTCGTCAGGAGATTATGAACAGGATGAAACTGTTAAAGCCGGTTTATGAGTTCAGGCAGAACTTTGGTTACTGCAACAGCTGTTTCTTAACCGCCGGTCAGGTGATTGAAAAGGTAAGCGGTAAACCCTGGGAGCAGTACGTTCAGGACAATATTCTTACCCCGCTGGGCATGACGACAACCCACCCGTTGAGCAGCCAGATTGCGACCTACAAGGAAGCATCAAAACCATACACCACCAGTTTTACAGGCAAGCTTACCGAGCTGCCTTATGATAACGTAGATAACCTTGCACCGGCAGGCAGCATTATCAGTAATGTTAAAGATATGGCTAAATGGTTAACTATGCAGCTGGATAGCGGTAAGTTTGAGGGCAAGCAAATTATTCCGTGGACGGCTGTTCGTAAAACACGCGATGAGAACACCGTACTCAGCAGCCGTTTGTCGCCACGTTACCCACAGCATTTTCAAGGGTATGGATTAGGCGTATTCGAAGCAGATTACAATGGCAAGCAGATCTTCTGGCATACTGGTGGCGCAGACGGTTTCGTAACCAATACCTGCTTTGTACCTGAAGAACACCTGGCTATTACTATTTTAACCAATAATGATAATCAGAGCTTTTTTGAGGCTTTACGTTACCAGATATTGGATGCGTACTTAGGTGTGCCGTATGTTAACCGAAGCGAACAAGCTTTAAAAGGTTTCCGCCAGGAAATGGACGAAACGGTGAAGAAAACCGAAAGCATGCAGCAGCGTGTTAAAGGGCAGTCGCCTGAATTACCGTTAAAAGCTTATGCAGGGATTTACACCAATGAGCTTTATGGAAAAATCGAGATCGTACCCAATAAAAAAGACCTGCTGATTAAGTTTGGTTCACATAAATACCTGACAGCTACTGTGCAGTACATGGACAATAATGAGTGGCTGTTGACTTATAACAATCGTGCTTATGGTATTTTCCCTCTTAAATTTAAAACAGAGAACGGCAAGGTAGTATCAACCGAAATAAAGGTGAACGATGGATTGGAGTACGATCCTTACACTTTTACCAAAGCCAACTAA